GGCCGGCGTTGCGTATGTCGCCATGCACTGGCGTGCGCCCAGCGACGAGATGGACCGCCGCGCGGACTACCACGACGTCGTCTCCGACGTCATGGCCGAACTCGAGGCTCGTCTCCGACGATTGGCGGAGGGCGGGGTCGACCCCGCCCGCATCGTCCTCGATCCCGGACTCGGCTTCTCCAAGCGTCCCGAGCACGACTGGGCGCTGCTGGCCGGTCTGAACAGGCTGCGGGAGCTGGGTTTCCCTCTGCTGGTCGGTGCGTCGAGGAAGCGGTTCATCGGTGCGGCCCTCGCCGGGGTCGACGCGGGCGAGGGGCCGCCCGGCGGGCGTGACGTGGCGACGGCGGCCGTCTCCGCGCTCGCCGCCGTCGGGGGCGCGTGCTGTGTCCGCGTCCATGATGTTCGCGGCAGTCTCGACGCGGTGCGGATGGCGGCCGCCTATGTCGAGCACATGGAACGCACGTAAAGGTTCCGCGTTCAGCGCCTCGTGCGGTCGAGGTCGCTTTGCTAGTTTTCGCTAGATCGTTTTAGTGACACCGTGCGGTGGGTCTGGCCTGCGGGACGGTCCAACCCTTGCCGTGCACTGGATCGATGTGGATCCCCGGACGAACAGCTTGGAAAAGGAGCCGTTGTGACCATCCCCTCCCTTCAGGACGGTATCGACAAGGCCGGATCGCCGATCAACCTGCTGTGGCAGCCGAACGCCGAGCCGTGGACGCCCGAGGTGGTGGCTCGTGAGTACGCGGGCTGGCGTCAGGAGCAGGCGGCGTGGCACGAGGGCGTGGCCCTGCTCAACCTCTCGCACCACATGTACGACCTGTGGATCGAGGGCCCGGACGCCACCCGGGTGCTGGCCGACCACGGCGCCAACAACTTCGAGAAGTTCGCGATCGGGCAGGCCAAGCAGTACGTGCCGGTCACCCGGAACGGCCACCTCGTCACCGACGGGATCCTCGCCCGCGAGGGCGAGAACAGGTACCTGCTCAGCGGGATCCCGGCCGCGCAGCACTGGGTGCGGTACCACGCGGAGAAGGGCGGCTACGACGTCGGCTTCGTCACCGACCCGTCCTCCGCCTTCCGCCCGGGCGGCGGTGACCCCAAGCTGTTCCGATACCAGATCCAGGGCCCGCTGGCGACGGAACTCGTCGAGCGGGCCTTCGGCGGACCGTTGCCGGAGACCAAGTTCTTCCACTCGAGCCCGGTCACCCTCGACGGCCGCCCCCTGCGCGCCCTGCGCCACGGCATGGCCGGCCAGGCAGGCTTCGAGTTCATCGGCTCCTGGGAGCATGCCGCGTACGTCCACGAGGCGCTGCTGAAGGCGGGCGAGCCGCTCGGCCTCATCCAGGTGGGCGCCCTCGCGTACGCCACGCCCAGCGTGGAGAGCGGCTGGATCCCCTCGCCCGTACCCGGCATCTACACCGACCCGGACCTGCTGGAATACCGCAGGTACCTGCCCCTGTTCGGCATCGAGGGCAAGCGCCCGCTCAACGGCAGCCACTTCTCGGAGGACATCGCGGACTACTACGTCTCCCCGTACGAGCTGGGCTACGGCAAGTTGATCCACTTCGCGCATGACTTCGTGGGCCGGGACGCGCTGCTGAAGGCCAAGGACGGGCCGCTGCGCACCAAGGTCACCCTCGTCCTCGACGCGGACGACGTGCGCACCGTCATCGGACAGGGCAAGGACCCCGGCTTCGTCCTCTCCTATGCCCGGCACCGGGTGGAGAGCGCTTCCGGGCTGGTCGGCGTGACGATGCAGAGCGCGTCGATCGACCCGGTGGGGACCGTGCTGGCGCAGACGCTGATCGACGCCGAACAGGCCGTACCGGGCACCGAGGTGACGGTCGTCTGGGGCGAGCACCCCGGCTCCGGCACCGACCCGGAGGCCGACCTCGGCTTCCCCCGCATCCGTGCCACCGTCCAGCCCTCCCCGTTCAACCAGCACGCACGCACCCTCTACCGACGCAACCGCTGACGCCGGCCGACCGAAAAGCGAGACGAACGACGATGAACCCCGCGAGCACGGTACGAACAGCGGTCGGCACGTCACTACTCGAGGACTTCTCCCTGGAGATGACAGGGAAGGACGTCCCGAAGCTGGAGGAGGCCCGCGACAGCATCCCCCAGGGCACCAGGATCAATGTCACCTTCCTCGGCAACGAGGACCTGGAGATGCGCCTGTCGGCGGCCCGGGCGGTGAAGCGACTCGGTTTCGTGCCCGTACCGCACATATCCGCCCGCCGTCTCGGGTCGCGTGCGGACTTCGAGCGGTTCCTGGCCGGCCTGCACGCCGACGGCACCTCCGACGACGTGTTCCTCGTCGGCGGAGACCCGGCACACCCCGAGGGCCCCTACGAGGATGCGCTGTCGCTGATCGACACGGGGCTGTTGCAGGAGTACGGCGTCCGGCACGTCGGCGTCACCGGCTACCCGGAGGGCCATCCCGCGATCGACGGCGATGTGCTGTGGTCCGCGTTGCAGGACAAGCACGCGGCGCTCGCCGCCCGGCCCCTGGAGGGCGGCGTCATCACACAGTTCGGGTTCGATGTCGATCCGGTGCTCGCGTGGGTGGAGGAGGTACGGCGCCGGGGCATCGGGCTCCCGGTCAGGATCGGGGTGCCCGGTCCGGCCGGAGTGCGCCGGCTCATGGCGTACGCGTCCCGCTTCGGCGTCGGCACCAGCGCGTCCGTCGTCAGGAAGTACGGGCTCTCGCTGACCAACCTCATGGGCACCGCGGGTCCCGACCGCTTCCTGCGTGACCTCGCCATGGCGTACGACCCCGGCCGCCATGGCGAGTTGAAGATCCACTTCTATACGTTCGGCGGGCTCAGGGCCACCTCGGAGTGGGCCGCCCGCTTTCGGAAGGACAGCCTGGCATGACCCTCATGCAAGACGCCCCGGCCCGCACCGCTCCGGGCAAGGCGCTCGCCCCGCAGGCCTCGCTCATCGTGCAGGGCGCCGATGCCACGGGCATCGTCGCCGCCGTGACGTCGGTCCTCAGCGGCCACGGCGCGAACATCGTCTCCCTCGACCAGTACTCCGACAACCCGCAGGGCGGCGCCTTCTTCCAGCGCACCGTCTTCGGCCTCGACGGCCTCCGGGCCGCGCTGCCCGCCCTGCAGGCCGACCTGGACGAACACCTGGTGGGCGCCTTCGGGCTGACGTACACCCTGCGCGATCTGTCTGTCCCCAAGCGGGTCGCGATCTTCGCCTCCAAGTCCGACCACTGCCTGCTCGACCTGCTCTGGCGTCATCGGCAGGGCCAACTCCCGGTCACCGTCGCCATGGTGATCTCCAACCACCCCGATGTGGCCGAGGAGGTACGGAGCTTCGGCATCCCCTTCTTCCACGTCCCCTGCCAGGGCGCGGACAAGTCCGCCGCCGAGGCGGAACACCTCCGACTGCTTCAGGGCAACGTCGACCTCGTCGTCCTGGCCCGGTACATGCAGATCCTCTCCGGCGACTTCATCCATGCCGTCGGTGCGCCGATCATCAACATCCACCACTCCTTCCTGCCCGCCTTCATCGGCGCCGGACCGTACGCCAAGGCCAAGGAACGGGGCGTGAAGCTGGTGGGAGCCACCGCCCACTACGTCACCGAGAACCTCGACGAGGGCCCGATCATCGAGCAGGACGTCGTCCGCGTCACCCACGCCCACACGGCGGCCGACCTCACCCGCCGGGGCGCCGACGTGGAACGCGCGGTGCTCTCCCGCGCCGTGCTGTGGCACGCCGAGGACCGGGTGATCCGCAACGGCAACCACACCATCGTCTTCGCCTGACAGGAGCATTCGCCCGGTGTGGGACGGACGGTCCCGTCGTGCGCCGAGTCCCATCGGGCCGACCGTCGGCCGCTACGACGACTGACGGTCGGCCCGGTACCGGCGCCGTGAGGCCGTGGTCACGCCGACCGCACGCAGCACGCCTCACCCTCACCCTCGCCCTCACCCGGGTGAATCGTTCCGCATGACAAGAAAGCGGTCCGTCACCATGACAACCACGATCGACGGCGCCGGGATCGCCCAGCGGATCCGCGCCCGGGTCGCCAAGGAGGTCGCCACGGCTGCGGGTTCGGGACGAGTTCCCGGGCTGGCGACCGTCCTCGTCGGCGACGATCCGGCCAGCGCCGTGTACGTCGCCGCCAAACGACGCGCCGTCCGGGAGGCCGGCATGCGCGACTTCCACCGCCACCTGCCCCGGCACGCCACGCAGGACGAGGTGGCCGCGGTGATCGACGAGCTCGCCGCTGACCCGCAGGTCTCCGGCATCCTGCTCCAACTCCCGCTGCCCCGCCACCTGGACGCGGCCACCCTGATCGACCGCATCCCCGTCACCAAGGACGTCGACGGCCTCACCACCGCCAGCCTCGGTCGCCTCGCCCGGGGCGAGCGGGGGCTGCGCCCCTGCACGCCCAGCGGTGTCGTCGAACTGCTCGACGCGGAGGGCATTCCCCTCCGGGGCGCCCACGTCGCCGTCGTGGGCTGGGGTGAACTCGTCGGAAAACCCCTGACCCAGCTGCTGCTGCGGCGCGGGGCGACCCTGTCGGTCGCGCACGAACACACCACCGATCTCGCGGCGGTCACCCGGCCCGCCGACATCGTCGTGGTCGCCACCGGCGTGCGCGGGCTCGTCGGCCCCGAACACGTCGCTCCCGGCGCCGTCGTCATCGACGTCGGTATCCACCGCACGCCCTCGGGCCTGGCCGGCGACGTCCGCTCCGACGAACTCGACGGCATCGCCGACCGCATCACCCCCGTTCCCGGTGGGGTGGGCCCGATGACCATCGCCATGCTCATGGTCAACACGCTGCGTGCCGCCCAATGGCGTGCCGAACACGAGGCCGCCGTGGCGTAGGGCGCTCCGCAAGCGTTCCAGATGTTCCTCGACGGCACCGCACCACACAGAAGGCCGCACCACACAGAAGTGCGCACCGCACAGGAGGCGCGCGGAATGCACCTGCCCCCTCCCACGGCCCTGCTCGGCGGACATCTCGCCACCGGTCTCGTCGACGTCGCCAGCGATCCCTCGGCCCTCGAATCCAAGGGCTTCTGGGCCGTGGCAGCCGACTTCGAGGGCCGGCTGACATGCGCCCGCTTCCGCGACGTACGGCGGACCGAGCAGCGTGACCTTCCCGCGGCGCCGTGGCACGGACCGCGCGCCGACGCCTGGTCCACCTCGCTCGACCGCCGCGCCTACCAGAACGGCGTGACACGCATCCGCGAACACATCGCGGCCGGCGCGGTCTACCAGGCCAACCTGTGCCGGGTGCTGTTCGCTCCCGTGGAGACGGGCGCCGACGTCGGGGCGCTGGCCGGCTCGCTGGCACGGCACAACCCGGCGCCGTACGCAGGCTTCGTCCGCCTCCCGCGGCACGGCGTGGAGGTCGCCACCGCCTCCCCGGAGCTCTTTCTCCGTCGCGACGGAGGCGAGGTCACCTCGGGGCCCATCAAGGGAACCGGCCGCACCGAGGCGGATCTGCTGGAGAAGGACCACGCGGAGAACGTGATGATCGTGGACCTGGTCCGCAACGACCTCGGCCGCGTCTGCGTCCCCGGCTCCGTGACCGTGCCGGACCTGTGCGCCGTCGAGAAGCATCCGGGACTCGTCCATCTCGTGTCCACGGTGCGGGGGCGACTGCGCGACGGGCTGGGCTGGCCCGAACTGCTGGCGGCGACGTTCCCGCCCGGTTCGGTCACCGGGGCGCCCAAGGAGAGCGCCCTGAAGATCATCGAAACCTTGGAGACGTCCCCACGGGGCCCCTACTGCGGTGGCATCGGCTGGGTCGACGCCGACCGCGGCCGCGGTGAACTGGCGGTCGGCATCCGCACCTTCTGGATCGACAGCGCCGAGGGACTCCTGAAGTTCGGCACGGGAGCCGGCATCACCTGGGGCTCGGATCCCGAGCGGGAGTGGCTGGAAACCGAACTGAAAGCGAGCCGACTGCTGGCCATAGCGTCGGCGGACAGCGGGGGCCGCCTCGGCTGGACGCGGGCCGCGCACTGAGGGGAAGCAGCACGCGGCCCGCGCGTTTCGGGGCGGGCGGCGGCTCAGCCGGCCCGGCGGCAGCGACGGCGGGCGTGATCGTCGTACGGCGTCGCATGCACGGTGGCGCGGACGCGGGGGAAGCCGACAGTGCGAACTGAATCGATCTAGTGACCGATGGGAGAGTGGTGCGAGGAACTGGAACGATCTAGTCGCGTAGGCTAGCGCCTGATGCTTAATCGTTCTAGAGGTCGGACACCACTTCTGGTGACACCGCTCGTGAAAGGGCGCGTGGTTCGACAGGGAAGGAGTGGGCCGGCATGGGCCGTTCTGGCCGCGTGACGTTGAGCGACGTGGCCAAGGCGTCCGGAGTGTCGCGGGCGACGGTGAGCTTCGTGCTGAACGACGACCCACGGCAGACCATCTCCACGGCCACCCGGGAGCGGGTGATGGAGGCCGCCCAGGACCTGGGATACGTCCCGCACGGCATCGCCCGCGCCCTGCGCGAGGGCTCGTCGCGCATCGTCGTGCTCTATGTCGACCGGGGTATGGAGGGCAACTTCTCCCGAAGCTATGTCCGGGGCCTGGACGAGGAACTGGCCGAACACGACCACGTCCTTCTCGTCCGGCACGGGTACGCGGCACCCGAGACCACGCAGAAGATCCTCGACGCCATCGTGCCGCGCGCGGTGCTCAGGCTGGGCGAGGTCTACATGCGGGGACACGAGCCGGACGAGCAGGACTGGGAGAACGGGTTCGCCGCCAATGCCGCGCTGCAGATCGGCTACCTCGCCGAACGGGGACACACCCGGATCGCGATGGCCCTGCCCGACCACGACTTCCCGCTGACCGAGGCCCGGCTCGGATTCGCCCAGGAGGCCGCCCGGCGGCTGGGACTACCGCCCCTGGAGCGGTTCGTCGTGCCGAGGCCCCGGGCGGCCGGCACCGCCGCGGTCGAGGCGTTCCGGGCGGCTCACTCGGAGGTGACCGCTCTGGCCGCCTTCGACGACGACATCGCGCTGCGCAGCCTCACGGCCCTGAAGGATCTGGGGCTGCGGGTGCCCGAGGACATGGCCGTGATCGGCTTCGACGAGACCGAGTACGGCTCCCTGTCCTCGCCCGCGCTCAGCACCGTCCACATCGACGCGGAGATTCTGGGGCGGCTCGCCGCCCGGGGCGCCCTCGGCATCGACCTGGGCGGCCTGGCCCCGGTGCTCGGCAGGATCGTGGTCCGCGCGTCGGCGTGAGTGCCCGTCGGTGGGCCGGACAGGTCCTAGCCGACGCGGGCGGGGGCGGTTCCGTCGGCCCACGCGGCGTCAGCAATGGATGCGGCGCGCAGAGCGTCGCCCGGTGCAGCGAGCCGAGAGTGTTGCCCGGGTCGCTCGGCGCCTCGGGCGGTTGGTGGCCCGTGTCCGGGAGGAGCTGGGCGGCCGGGTTCCGCGCCATACGCTCGCCCTGGCCGGGCAGGGCCGCCGGAGAAGCCGCGCTCGGTCCTGCCGCCGACGGCCGCGCCGGTTCTTCCGGTGGTCCGTCCGTGTGTACGCCGACTCGGCCTCGTAGTCGCCACGCTCGGCGTGGTCCGCCACCCGGTGGTGGACCGGCGGCACTCCGCTCGGCACAGGCCGCTCAGGCCTCGCCGACGACGCGCCCACCCGCGCTCTGCGCCGGACCTCCCACGTCCCGCTCGGCCCCGTCAGAGCTTGTTCGGGAAGGGCCGCGACATGACGGTGCCGCGCACACGGGTCTGGGTGTGGCGCTCCACGGCCGGGTTCGGTGAGCCGCCGTTCGGTTCGCCCCACACGATCTCCACCTGGTCGCCCACCGCGGCGGCCGGGTCGATCGTGCCGAGCGAGATCCAGCCGCGCACGTTCGAGGAGTACGCGGTGAGCATGGCCGAGCCGACGAGTTCGCCGTCCTTCTCGACGCGGTCGAACTGGCAGGCGGTGTAGAACGCGGCCGGCATCTCCAGGTACTTGAAGCGCTGGTCGCCCGGCTCGTGCATGCTGGCGAAGATCTTCGTCACGTCCTCGCGGTCCCAGAGCACCCAGGCCTTGCGGCGGTGCGGCTGGTCCTTGATCGCCTCGAGTCCCGCCCGCCCGACGAAGTCGTGGTCGAACTTGAGGATGTGGCCGTAGCCGAGGTCCCAGGGGGTGAGGTAGTAGTCCTCGATGCGGTCGGCGACATGACTGCCGCCGAGAGCGAGGCTGCCCTCGAACGAGCGTGCCGGCATCCACTCCCGGAACGCCTTCATGTCCTCGCCCGTGTAGGTCGCGGGCAGCGTGTTCGCTATCCATCCGGACTCGGTGGCCACCGAGGCGTAGGCGCGGGCGCCCACGAGGCGCAGGCCGTACTCGGCGCCGGCCTCCACGATGACGTCGCGCACGGCTTCGGAGTTCGCGAACGGCCCGGTGAACTCGTAACCGGGGAAGCCGGACATCCGGTGGTTGAGCGCGGTGACCTCGTAGGCGCCGACCTTGAAGCCTCCCATGTGGAAGAACGGGATGTCGGGCATCGGGCCGCCGTTGACCTTCTCGAAGATCGCCGCGGCGTGTGGGCCCTGCAACTGGAACCGGAACAGCTCCCGGCCCTTCGGGTTGTTCACGGTACGTTCGTCCCGCCGCACGGTCACGTCCCAGTCGCCGGTCTCCGCGTGGAACTGGACCCAGTTGAGGGCCGGCGGGCGGCCGACGACGCGGACGTTGCGATCGCCGACGCAGAACAGGATGCAGTCGCCGATCATGTAGCCGTCCGGGCGGACGGTGATGAGCTGCTTGGCGCTGCCCGGGCCGAAGCCCTGGAAGCTGTTGGCCCCGAGGTGTTCCAGCAGGCTGTACGTGTCGGGTCCCTGCACGACGAGATCCGGCATGTGGTGCGACAGGTCCATCAGCGCGGCGCTGCCCCGCCACGCCTCCTGCTCGTCGCGCCAGTTGCTGTACTCGGCCTTGATCGGGAACGGGTACGCACCGGAGCGCCCCTGACGGAGCAGGCTGAGCGCCCCTCCAGCGTTGCTGATCTCTTCTTCCAGACTGGGCATGGCCATCCTCCCACTCGCCGGTGCACAGCCTCGTCGCTGTGCGGGCCCAAGCTATATCAGACAACTGAAAAGATTGAAGGTGTCTGAAACAATGTCGTCGGAGGGAGGCAGGAGGGAGAATGGTGCTCCCAAGGGTCCAGGAGGGTGTCGATGTCATCGGTGACAGGTGGGGCGGTACCCGCGTGGCAGGACGCATTGCCTCATGCGCTCTGGCGCGCCCAGCAGGCCGTGCACCGCCGCCTGCAGACCGCACTCGACGGTCTGGACGTCACCCCGACCCAGCTCGGACTCGCCGTCCACCTCGACGAACTCGGCGCGATGTCGGCCTCGGACCTGGCCCGCCTCTTCCGCCTCACACCGCAGAGCGTGACGACGGCGCTCGCCCAGCTGGAGCGCCTCGGCTGGATCCGGCGACTGCCGCATCCCGTGCACAAACGCATCATCCTCAACGAGCTCACGGAGACCGGCCTCACGGGCGTCGCCGACGGCCGCGCGCGTGTCACCGAGATCGACCGTTTCTTCGCCGAGATCCTCGGCGACGACGGGAGGGGCGAGGCCGTGGCCTGGCTGCAGAAACTGACCGTCGCACTGGAAGGGGAGGACCCTCCGCCCGCGGGCACATGGCCGGTGAACCGTGGCGCGTCGTGACAGATCGCCGACGAAGGCCGGGGTGTCCGGGGCGAGAGCCGCAGACGGGTCTTCTCCCTGGGAGGCCCGCCCCAGGGAGAAGTGCCGTACACCCTCACCGCCAAACACGAGGGCATCGCCATTCGCACAGGTCTGTGAAACGCTCTTGCCGACAACGGAGTTGGAGGTGCCCATGACGCTGCGCGAGTTGGGGGTCGGGGACACCGTCGGGATCCTCGAACAGCCGTGGGTGCATCCGGTCCGGACGAGCCGGGGGCTCGGCTGGGAAGGGCTGTATCTCTCCGTCCAGGCCGAGCGGCCGTACCGGGAAGCCTTCGACGGCGCGCCCAGCCACCTGCTGATCCTGCATCTGGACGGCCCCGTCACCGTACGCCGTGGTCGTCGGAGGCTCACGGACGAGCAGGCAGTCCCGCCCGGCGGTCTGTTCCTGCACCCCGCGGACACCGAGCTGGACGTCGAGCTCGGCGGCCCGCTGTGCACGATCCACTTGTATCTCTCCGACGAGGCCCTGCAACGCGCCGCGGGCGGCGACCGGCCGGTGCGGCTCGCCGAGGAGTTCGGCGTCACCGACCCTCTGCTGGGACAACTGGTCCTGGCCCTCGACGAAGCCGTGCGCGACTGGGAGCCGGCCGGCCGTACCTACGTCGACCAGCTCGGCGCCACCGTCGCCGCGCAACTGGCCCGACGCCACAGCGTCCGGGTGCAGGACCCCGGTCAGGCCCACCGCCTCGCGTCCCTCACGGACCGGCAGTTCGCCACCGTGCGCGAGCTGATGGACGTCCGGCTCGCCGAACCGCTCCCCCTGGAGGATCTGGCGGGCAGCGTCGGGCTGAGCGTCAGCCGGTTCGCGCGGTTGTTCAAGGCCCGCACCGGCCTGCCTCCCCACCGCTACCTGATGCGGATGCGTGTGGAGCGGGCCGCGCGGCTGCTGCGCACCTCCCGGACTCCGATCGCCGACATCGCGGCCATGTGCGGCTTCTCCCACCAGGAACACCTCACGCGGGTCCTCCGCGCACACATGGGCATGACCCCCGCCGCGCTGCGCCGATCGGGCTGACCCACGCCTCTTTCGTGCAGCCCGGTCAGCGCGATCGTGCAGGAGATCCTCAGGCCCCAACGCCGAGAATGCGGGGAGACGGGGAGCCGCGAGGACCGGAGAGAGCCACATGCGGGAATTCGTGTACGCCAGCCATTCCTCAAGGGTTGTCTTCGGTGCCGGAACGTTGCAACGCCTTCGCGCGGAGGTCGAGCACGTCGGCGGCACCCGCGCCCTGATCCTCACCACTCCCCGGCAGGCCTCTCTCGCGGCGCTGGCTCGGGACGAGCTGGGCCCCCTGGCGGCAGGTGAGTTCACCGGAGCCGCGATGCACACTCCGGTCGATGTGACCGAGCGGGCACTGGCGGTTCTCCGGGACGTGGACGCCGACTGCCTGGTGGCGCTGGGCGGGGGATCGACCACCGGCCTGTCCAAGGCCCTCGCCGTGCGCACCGGTCTGCCGCAGGTCGTCGTGGCGACGACGTACGCCGGATCCGAGGTCACACCGGTGCTGGGGGAGACCGAGAACGGAGTGAAGACCACCCGCTCGTCCCCCTCGATCCTGCCGGAGACCGTCGTCTACGACGTGAACCTCACCCTGGGACTGCCGGTGCCCCTCACCGTCACCAGCGGTGTCAACGCCATGGCCCATGCGGTGGAGGCGCTGTACGCACCGCAGTCCAACCCCGCGACCGACGCGCTGGCGCTCCGTTCGATCTCGCTCTTGGCCGGGGCACTCCCGCGGATCGCCGCCGACCCCGGCCACCCGGCCGCCCGCGCCGAGGCGCTGGAAGCGGCGTGGCTCGCCGGCACCTGCCTCGGTACGGTCGGCATGGCCCTGCACCACAAGCTGTGCCACACCCTCGGCGGCTCCTTCGGCCTGCCGCACGCCGAGACGCACACCGTCGTGCTCCCGCACGCCATGGCCTACAACGCACCCTCCGCCCCCGAGGCGATGCGCCGCATCGCGGACGCGCTCGGCGCCGCCGACGCGCCCACCGCCGTGTACGACCTCGTCGCCTCGCTCGGCGGCCCGCTCTCCCTGCGCGACCTCGGCCTGGCGCAGACCGACCTTCCCCGCGCCGTCGACCTCGCCACAGCCACGCCGTACCCCAACCCCCGGGAAGTGACCCCCGAGGGAATGTCCGCCCTGCTCC
This window of the Streptomyces sp. NBC_01275 genome carries:
- a CDS encoding maleylacetate reductase and hydroxyquinol 1,2-dioxygenase domain-containing protein; amino-acid sequence: MREFVYASHSSRVVFGAGTLQRLRAEVEHVGGTRALILTTPRQASLAALARDELGPLAAGEFTGAAMHTPVDVTERALAVLRDVDADCLVALGGGSTTGLSKALAVRTGLPQVVVATTYAGSEVTPVLGETENGVKTTRSSPSILPETVVYDVNLTLGLPVPLTVTSGVNAMAHAVEALYAPQSNPATDALALRSISLLAGALPRIAADPGHPAARAEALEAAWLAGTCLGTVGMALHHKLCHTLGGSFGLPHAETHTVVLPHAMAYNAPSAPEAMRRIADALGAADAPTAVYDLVASLGGPLSLRDLGLAQTDLPRAVDLATATPYPNPREVTPEGMSALLREAWAGRRPASAEPLAETLRILLDQVTASFEGSHDPRVQQLLTDLVRRLHGFVADNDLTDDEWRHAIDFLTRTGQLCGPTRQEFILLSDTLGVSSAVDVLTNSRTAHSTPSAVLGPFYVEGPPPRDSGDDIAEGLDGAPLYADVRITDIEGAPVADAVVDVWQSNADGFYDVQLPDLEGPVLRARFRSDAVGRLTFWSILPCEYPIPDDGPVGRMLKATGRHPYRAPHLHFMISAPGMRTLITQLFVAGGAYIDGDTVFGVKEALVVDYPEHKGPTPDGRSLDGSWHSLDYTFRLARTA